CCAGAAGCTGTCCAGGCTCTCCTGCTTGCGGTCATCGGCGAGGTACAGCACCCGGCTCCGCTCCAAGTCGGCGACCACGGTCAAGTATCGATGCCGCTTGGCGATGGCTTTCTCGTCGACGCCCAGCCGGGCCACCACCTCCTGGCCACGCCGGGCCAGGCCGCGCCTCACCGCGCGCCTCTTGATGCCCCAGGCCTCGTCCCAGGTAATCCGGAGGAGTCGGCCGGCCCCCGTCACCGAGCACTCCCGCAGCAGGTCGATGGCGAGCCGCTCGAACAGCGCCGTGAACTGCGAGCCCGGCTCGGCCCAGGGGATCCGAATCTGCTTTACGCCGTGCTGCCCACAGTTCACGCGGGGCACGTCGGCCTCAATCCAGGTCGTGAACTGCATGGTGTCCAGGTGCCGCCAGCGCCGGGGCTTGCCGTCGTACCGCGGTTGGGTGCTGTCGCACTCCGGACACATAAATGGCCCCGGCCCTGCCTCCACCTGCACGACCACCCGCTGCCCCTTCACGTCGAGCTCGACATTGACGACCGTCCACGGCGGGGTCAGCCCCAGCATCGCCCGATAAAGTTCGACGTCGCGCATCGCTCCGATCCTCCTTTCGGTCGATCGGAGCATAGACGGAGCCGGTCACGAACCCACACGATTTCCGGAAGAGCCAAAAAATGAGACGGCGCTTCTATGTGTGCTGCGGAGCCCATGCCGCGCACGTCTTGGCCGCGCTGAGCTGGCTCGCCACGACGGTGGCGCTCCGCCAGACACCTGCCTCGAGGCGGGCGCGCTTTACTGGCACGTCGTGCTCGCCCTGTGGCCGGTGCTCTACGTGTCCGTCTATCTGCTGTGAGCGGGGGTACGCGCCGCGTAGAGCTCGACGCAGCGCCGGCACAGGCCGTCAGCCGGGCGCCACCAGGGAAAGTCCCGGCCGATCGCTGCCAGGACGTCGCCGGGCAGTGTCGCGGGCGCCGGCTCGAGGGCGCGAGTCGGCAGATCGCAGAGGCGACACCGAGTCGGCCGCGCGCCCTCCGCCCCGCCGGCGGCAAAGGCGACGAGCGCGGCATGCGTCAAGTGCTGCGCGTCGAAGAAGCGATCGAACGCCGCCTCGGCATCGGCCCCGAGCTGCGGGAATGCGCGCGCGAAGTCGGCCAGACGCTCGGCCCGGGCCGTCGCTGGCAGGCTGCCCAGCCGGACGAGGCGCCCGTCGACCCAGGCCTTCCACAGCACCCGGTAGCTGTCGCGCACCACGCGCTCCCGCGCGCTCCCACCCCCGCCCGGCGGGAGCGTCGCCTCGTAGCCGAACTCCGGGTCGAGCATGTCGGCGACGTGGCGCAGCTCGCGACGGAGCAGGAGCCACAGCCGTTGCGGCGCCGCCACCGTCTCCGGCGTGACCTGTAGGAAGAGTGTCGGGCCGACATCGGAGCCGACCAGGAGATCGGCCGTCTCGTCCCGCCGGCTTCGCGCCAGTACCACGAGCCAGCGGCCGCAGCGGGGCGCGATCCCCGGCTGCTCGGCCAGGGCGCCCCGCAGGGGCCGGTCCAGGCCCAGGCGCCTGAACCAGCGTGCGTGGAGCGCCTCGAACGCCGCCTCGCGGGGCTCGAGCTCGACAACCTCGTACAGCGTGTCGCGTTCGGCATGGAACTGGTGTGCCGAACGATGCCCGCGTATGGCGGCGAGCACCGCGGCCTCGACGAGCCGCGGCTCGAATTCCGGATCGAGCTGCCGCGCCCTCATGCGCCCGCCCTCACCCCGGCCGGCCCGCACCCCGCCGGCGTGTCGTCCGGTTCTGCGGAGCGCAGACGGAGCAGCCCGGGCCCGGCCGCGACGCCCGCGCGCGCGCACTCGGTGGCGACGAAGCTGGCGAGCAACCCACCGAGCGCCCCGTAGAAGCCGTCGCGGTCGAGCCGGGCCAGCGCCGTTCCGAACGCGGGCGCCCAGCGCCCGACGTGGTCACGCAGGAAAAGCCGCGCGGCGCCGGCCGTCACCGCGCGCGAGGCCTCATCGCCCAGGGCCAGCGCGCGCGCCTCCTTCCGGGCGAGCATGAGCAAGAACTCGCACTCGCAGGCGATGTGGTCCGGACGCTCGCGGGCCGCCGTGTCGAGGCGGAGGCCGAAGGCCCGGAAAAAGCCCCCGAGGTCGCTCATCTCTCGCTGGGGCGCCCACAGCGAGTCCTCACCGTACTCCGTCTCGTAGGGCGGCGCCGCGCCGCGCGCCGTGTGTCCGAACAGCCGCCCGTACGCGAGGGCGAGCTCCGCCACCGTGGTCGGCGGCTCGACGGCGAGCGCCAGCGCGAGCGGCGCCAGGCCGTCGCGGCCGGCGACGAAATCGAGCACGGCGGCAATGTCGGCCAGCGCGAGGGCTCCCGCGCTCGAGGCCAGCCGGGCAATCGTCTCTCCC
This DNA window, taken from Candidatus Methylomirabilota bacterium, encodes the following:
- a CDS encoding molecular chaperone TorD family protein translates to MPTPSESAGLAPDDLALARSALWEALALGFRPPTGETIARLASSAGALALADIAAVLDFVAGRDGLAPLALALAVEPPTTVAELALAYGRLFGHTARGAAPPYETEYGEDSLWAPQREMSDLGGFFRAFGLRLDTAARERPDHIACECEFLLMLARKEARALALGDEASRAVTAGAARLFLRDHVGRWAPAFGTALARLDRDGFYGALGGLLASFVATECARAGVAAGPGLLRLRSAEPDDTPAGCGPAGVRAGA